AAGCTATGACAAAAAGAATCAAGGAAAAATTAGAACAATTGCACAAGTATACATTCAATTCTGGAAGCCCAAGGGTAAGTGgcaaaaaatgcaaacatttctcaTCATTAAGTACACATAAAAGGCAGTGAAGCCATTCCTGCTACAAAATGCTGTTTTAGTGATTATTTTATGGTGGTAGTTttgagttttgaatattttaataattgtgGATAGTAACAGCAGGTGTTCAGAACAGCTTATGATCGTGTATTTACCTTAATTTCTCCATAGGCAAAGGCAAGTAAAGATACAATAATCATCTGACTTTTTGATAAAGAATAGAAGACGTTGTAAGCTACAAGAGCAATTGCAGGTGATCTGAGCCTTTTGTTAAATTTAGAGCAGGTATAGGCAGCTTAAGTACCCTAACTTTGAAAGAACCTTTCTGATACCTGCAATTCCTTCTTTAGTATCAAATGCATGTGGTATGTTGTGTACGTTACAATTGTGTTGTACAGAACAATGATTGAGTATAGGGATTCTAAGGAAATAGTCTAACTGTATGCTGGACTTGAAACATGTTTGGTTTGTATTGAACAGATCAGGTTTGGAGAGAATGTGTACTTTGAAGAGAATGGCTGcatatttctttcaaaagcagatgACGGTAAGGGATTTCTCTTCCTAATATGGGACGATTGTTAAAAACATTGTGCATGTATCGCTTAGTGTACTTCTCTTACATTAAAGCTTGATTgctctgtttcttaaaataactaaactagaaatacttttctaaaatTCTTTAATGATTGATTAATAATTCTAGAATCCTGAATCTGAAAAGGTGAGGGGAAGAGGGTTAGGAAATAGTATATATTGATACTAAGGCAAGtttctggagaggaaagagagaagtcACTTCTTTTCAGAGCCCTAacttaacattttgaaaaaggaaaagcacattcatgcttttttatttctgaggaggtggaaaaaaaaattactaattatATTTAGTAAAAACAACTGTGCTTTAGGTATCTGAACTTTAAAATTCAATACATTTACTAAAAGCCAAGatctacacttttaaaatatttttaataactacaagaatttttttttcctggaactgtaattttttgtttatttttacaaagtgcATTTGCAAATAATCTTGCAAGACAAATATTTGCTGCTCATAAATTCCAGTAGTATGCTTATGACTATTGCAGGCAGACTTGTTAAATACAGGTATTAACAACCACTGTTCATTTTGACAGTGCCTTAATTACAGGAATTTTTTTGCTATCTCTTTTTTTTATGTAGTAGATGAAGGAATTGTTGACATTTTATTCAGTACTGAAGATCTTGGCTTTTCTGATGCCTTTATTCAACGGATCAGAATTTCACCAGATCAGAGATACATGGCTATCAGcttaaaaagtgaaaattctgAAGAGGCAACCTGCGTTATTATGAAACTTGGTCATTCTCCTGTTGTGGAAAAAGTAATTCCAAATGTATTTAGTTTTGGTAAGTCATTTATAAATATCCTGTGGATCACACCAGGTTTCAACACAACGTTTTTGTTAGTCTACAAAtaatattaaagtatttaataaaaaaaaaggcaacatttttagATTTAATCCTTATAGCTGTTGAATTGTTTCTTATTTAAGATTTCTTCCACACTGCACAGTTACAAGTTACCTGATGTGGATGAAAGTGACTGCTTTCATGCTATAAGTTTTCCTTCATTGTAAAAGTAAGCATTTCATTTATACATGTTTGAACAGTCATGCATatcattctttttattaaattcaaTACGGTTCTTTAAAAATTTACTGACATAAACTGTTTGcaatataaagatatttttaagaaacGTTCTATTTATTAAACCCTTACAGCTACTACTGAAGTCACCGACAGCTTTGCTGAAAAGTGTGCAAGTGCTACCTACTATTAAGTGTTGGCTGGAATTTCAGCTGAACTCTAGGATGCGGGTCACAATTCAGAGCCCAAAGAAGTCAGTCAGGCCTTGAGTCAATTCTTTCAGAATAGATTACAGCGCTTTACATTGCTGTTAATATAGGCCGAGGTAAACTTAAATGAATgggaaatctttatttttttatagtatGCTAAGAACATAGCGAAAAGAGTGCAATAGTGTGTATACAATGTTCTACATCTTGTATTTTGGATTATATTGTTAGACGTCATCAAGTATATATAGTGCATTAAGCAATTTACCTGGGCAGGGCAAGAATTTAAAACTCTAGGTAAAACTTCCTAGTTAAAAAATGAACAGTAGCAAGAATTTAACGTGGTAAGTGTTTGCACAATAGAAGTTTATAATGCCTGTTGAAAACCAGGCCTAAAAATTTGCCAGTGACATTTTTCACTATACTTGATTTGAACATGTATCTAGGTTTGTCTGGAAGAATCAGGACATTTAAGAAACCAACTCCCTGTTGCCTACATAGGTGTGCCAGATTATGGCAGATAATAAGAGTACAAAAAAATGACTCAGAATGGTAGCGATTACACCCATTTTGTAAACTTACTCAGGTGTAAGTGAGGTACAGAGGTATCATGAAGTACAGAGGTACCTCAATCATGACCAAGAGAATTAGGTCTTATGACCACTTGCAAAGTACATGCTTGTATTGCATGATATGCAATAGCAGGCAGACAAATGAAAGTTCCTGAAAATTTACATCTGTGGTTTTTTAAATCCTAGAATATAGAAGAACTTGGATTTCCCTTCTAAAGGCTTGTCTTCATAGTGAACCCTCAGCTACCTGTGCACTTTGGAGCCACATTGCTGTTTGGATACCAAATTGTTTGCGTTACTTCAGTGTGGTACTTCCTCgggttttgtttattaaaaataaacaaaaatactgaaaattagtatttattcATAAGACAGCatacaataactttttaaatcaTATGTACTAAACATCATTCTGGTGCCTgtaggagcagcagagacagcagtaATTTGGCTGGATCAGTCAGATTACTAAACGTCAGAACAGCAAGGTTCCTATATTTATATGTTTCTAATGCTGGTGAACACATGTACAAGCATAGAAAACTGGAGAATTTTTATCtcagcagcacccatggggcaCATGCATCATCTCTTTTCTCTAAATAGTTTGCAGTGCAGTCACATGCAGCAGTGCAGAGCTCACACCCTCTTTATTAGCTTGCTGACTCCATGCAAACCTCTGTTTCTCTGCTCAGTTTTAAACAGCCACACATCATCTATTTTCCTGTTACCTCCAGAACCCCCACAGGGTCAAGAGCTTCCCCTTCCTGGGCCCTGGAACATTGTCTtctgcctgggtttttttgtgggtttttgttttgttttgttttttaaaatacattacaaGATTCTTGTTCTGTGGGATTCAgaggaaacatggaaaaatcTTTTCGTGGCTTACCCCAGCCTCTGGGATGTAGAAGTGCTGTCCTTGGTTCCATGTCAGCTGCAAACCACCTTTTTCAGCACTGGGTCCAGTGTTCATGGAGCTCCATTTTCTCTCAGTAATAGTATATACTGTTCCAAATTTGATatgcatttgtcttttttccaGAATGGGCTACAAATGATGTTCTGTATTACACAAGTCAGAAGAACCTTAAATGCCAGAATGTGTTTATGACCACTTTCACTAATCAGAAACATACTAAGTTAGTTTATACAGAACAAGATGCAAGGTAATACTTACCTAAAATATAACAAGTCCTTTACATACGCTAGagtattttatatgtaaaatataactGGTTTGGGAAACAAATTCTTCCGTATCATATTCTAAATGGTAAAAGGCATTGTTAAGTTGTGTTCTGCTGTCAGTAGTGCCTTTTGCAGTCTGAGAACATGCTCTGTTCTCCTCTTGATATGTGATCAACAGAGATCTAACTTTCCTCTCCTACCTCACGAGTTCAGCTGAGTTTATAAATGTCAAGGTCAGTCTCAGGTCAGGGTGTCCTTTAATGAATATGTGACAGTTTCATACTGGGTAAATCAGACTgtagatttcattttgttttctctgctatTGATGTCTGATACATCTTTTAAACATAGAAGTTCAGGCTAATCCTTGCTCTGGGTAATGGATGAGCAAAATCATTACAGCATTCCCAGAGATAGAACTATTGTTGACTGAATACCCTCTCACTAACCTTTCTTTAAGCAGTGGTTTAGGAAGACAAGAAGGCTCTTGCTAAATTGAGTGCAGAACTAGTTTTCAGCCATGTAGCATGTGGTAGATTTATACAGCATTCCATAAATGTTTGTGATTATTCTTAATTAAAGTTACatattcagtaaagaaatttcAATTATACCTTAAtctaaaaaaacagaaaaaaaaacccctgcaattGAGATGGAGTAAATAAGATCCTTTTGTTCCAGCTGCATTTGATGCATACTTTTGGAAAATGAAGTTGCACTGACCTGACACTTCCCCACAGGGAAACTGTTGGCATAATTCTGAAGGTCATAGTCATTACAGTAAATCTACTAGAAACTTACTCTAAAGGTTCATGTGCTATTGCAGCTCATAACTGAACTCACTTGTTCATTGGAGATGGCAAGACAGTCTTTTGTATTGCCATTGAGCAGTTCCATTCTACATCTCACCACCTCTTTTAGGTgcaatcaaatttttttttagaagctgaaaaTTTCTtgacttccttaaaaaaaaaaagccacaaagacaaaaccaaattGTAATATCAAGGTCAGAGTCCTTGGGGAGAAGTGTAACCTGCATTTCAGCTTGACTCTCTTAGAGGTAAGGTCAGCAGAGCTGAACTGTTGGAATCTCTACTGAATACAGTGCCGCGCTTTTGCCAAATTCGTGTGTATTAGGCAGGAGGCTGATTCCTTGCAGACTTTAGATCCCCTGCTGCACCTGTCCTCCTAAAGATATGAAGAGGgtgcaattagaaaaaaacaatagTACCAAAAAATTGGAGTTCTTCCACCTGCAAATAAAGGCACTGAAAATGCTATCTAAAGCATCCTTTCCTTCACCAGTCAAATATTTTGACGTCTAGAGGGATCATTATTGCATGTCATGTATCTGATCTGTATAATGCAGATTACGGTACTTAACCCTGCAATTTTTTGATGAAATCTTCCGGATCTTTGTGTTGGACAGTTTTGCTTTTAGAGACATCCAGTTTTAAAGATTCAAAATGGCAAAGAAACAGCTATGTCCCAAGATGTGACATTCCAATTAATTAGGATGACTCATAGACATTTGAATCTGAATTTCAGCCTGAACTTGTCTAATATTAGCATCCAGCCACTGGTTatcattctgttttctgtttctagaaTTCAGAAGCATTTAAAACCAGTAGGTAGTTCCTAGTTTCTTAGATAGTCCCAAACCAGTTCCTAGTTTCCAGCTTTATCACTGCAACACTGTCCATCTTGTCTCATATAGGcctctgtactttttaaaaaaatagtctttttttttgtcttacttgCTTCAGATAAAGTTAGGTCAGTAACACTTAGGCTTTTTATCAATTTATCTTTATGCTAGCTCctacttttcttttgttattgctgttccCACATGATGTCCTTTATTAATTTCAACTTAATTATCCATtactactttcttttaaaaatagggtTACGAGCTCAATAAAAAGTTCTACGTTTTGCCTGAATTTTAAAGCCTATATACATCAATGAGCTTCCAGTCTATCTCAGTGATGCAAAAACCTGGATTCAGTTGGGCAACAACTGAACTGCGTTCCTTGCAGATTTCAGGTTCCACACACAAGATTGTGGGTTTTTGAATCCCAGGATAAATGCAGCAGGAGTGGGTTTGGGAACCACGTAGTCTGGAATTTCTCCAGCCTACTTACAGGCATGCTGTTTCTTACCTTGCAGATGGAAGCCCATGCTTCTGAAACAaccaatgtatttttaaaaggctaatcaagtttaagctttttttttttttaattattccttacAGATTCTTTGTGGACATATATTGCACAAAAGATAGGCGTTTTCTCACTatcaacagcaacagcaagacaACCTCGGAAGTTTGGCTGGTTGACTGTAGACATCCTTTTCAGTTACCCGCTCTTGTACAAGCACGAACACAAGGCATCATTTACCACGTTGAGCACAGAAATGACGAGTTATATATTCTTACTACATACAGAGAACCAGCAGAATATAAGGTAATTTTAACTGATAATAAGATTCATAGGATTCATTCAGATATCTGTTGCAGATCTCATAGAAATGGTAAGACTGGCTTTTAGTTCTGTGCTTCACAGCTTACTGAAATAGTTTAAGAGACTTGCACAGAGTGCCGCATGGATTGGAAGACTGATAGTAGTACATGGAGTCTCGCCTGTAGCATGCCAATTAGATTCTAACTCCTTTGGCAACATCAAGAAATGAGTATGCTTTAACCGTCATTTCCCCTATATTAAAATGTAAGTTAGTGATCTCAGTCTATGTAACCAAACCACCTACAGTTCTGCTGGTCACACTGAAAGCACTTATTGCATGAAAGTCTTCTATAGATTAATCTATGAGAATTGACTTACTTTTCCAAATGTTACTGAATTGTTCTTCCATTTTGCCCAAGTAAAGGGAGCTTAAAACCCTGAAGTTTTAGTCAGGCAAAACCCCCCAATACAAGCCAGTaattttttgcaataaaaatgttgCATGAGATCACCTATATGTCTGTACATCTCATTTGTAATTCTTACTACATCTTAGTAATCCaaggtggttttttgtttctgtagttgATGAAGGCACCAGTAGCTTCCAGTGGCATGGAGAACTGGCAGTTAGTTTATGCGCTGGAGGAGAAAACCAAGCTAGTAGACTTGGAGATGTTCAGTGATCACTGTATTATGTTCCTGAAGAATGCTGGTCATCTTTACTTAAGtgtgatttcttttgtttcacattCAGTTCAGTCAATAAAGGTATGTTTTAGCTTGGCTTAAGCAGCATAATATTTTTCCAgcactatttcattttttttaacctaacaTTATAATGAAAGCAAAGATAAATTCCAAGAATAGAAGTGGTTTGGAAACTAATACTGCCAAGTTTTTCATTATGATTAATTGTATTACCTGTGGCTGTTCGTCAGGATTTCATGTGGTAGCTTATTGTAGCAGTTAGAAAGTTAGAGAGCAGCTATCCTATGAGTCAGTTCTTTCTTCAACTTACTACTGTCAAGCTCTTTACAATACAGCTGATTTCTGTTGTAAAATAGGACTTGATTCCCTAAACACTCTACTTAGTTTTACTGGGCCTATTTATGGTTACATGCATCAGTGTAAGCAAGGAAATAAGCCTGGCCTTCCCACAGAAGAAAGATTAGAACATTCAGAAGACAAATATGGACACGGTCCCATAATAAATGGGAAGACTTGATATTGCAGTACAATTTGTGCAaagtatttcttcccttctctagttgttgctaagtacttgTGGATTAAAACCAAAGTGACTCAATTCAAAACCACGATTTCTGGAGACCattcagacaaaatatttaatttatttgtttgccTGAAAAATACAATCTGAACTACTCACAAGTTTATTGCAACAAGCTACCAATGCTGCATTCTATAAAACTGCTATAGAAAAAGGTTTTCAACAAAGTACGCTGTATTTTCTCTgaaaccttcatttttaaaaatggttgtaGTTTATTTATTCAGAAAGGGTCTGCAGTTACTCTGGAGAACTTGGACTTTTGCTGCCATTTCAGAAGTCTCTAGCAACCTAACCCAAGTAAGCAGTGGCCTGGCAGAGGGTTTGACTAtgtccctgctgctctcaaaGAATGAATCTTGATTTCTTTTATTCTTAGCAGagttaaaaatcttaaatataatAGCAGTAAGTGTCTGAGGGTGAATGTGCCAGGAAAAGGTTTTGTTCTTCACAATGGCTGGCACCAGGAATAAAGTTAAGAGGTAGGGGTTTTCAGTGGCTTAGCATTACAGAGCTAACTCACAGCAAAAGCATAACAACTGACATGGACTTGGCTGTATAACATGTTGAAGTAGGACTGGAAATTGGAGGGAAAATAggatgtaaaaaaataaaaacaatgcagaatcatttcaaagaatgttttaatttaaaaaaaaatctgcactaaTGCccattttaaactgaatttggatttatttttcttttttatttcattgttgaACTTGATCCAATGGCCTTAGGGGAAAAGTTTGCCAAAGTCTTTCACTTTTTGACTGTTTCattactgaatttaaaagaaatactgattGTGCTACTTACAAACTGAAGTTAATTAGCTTGATACTCAAAATAGTTTCTCCTGAAGGACACACTAGGCAAAATTTACAGAAGCAGTGCAAGGGTCTCACTTGAAATGCCGTGTTTTCTCAGCTACCTACGTGGGCCTGTGAATTTGAATTGGAATCTCATCCTGAACATACCACCAGCACTTGCTATTTTCAGCTTACCTCCCCAGTACACCCCCCTAAGCGTTTTGcatattcatttaaagaaaataatctcattGAGCAAGCTGTGCAAGAGGTACCAATTATTACCAATTGTCACACTACACGTTTACTAGCTAAAAGCAAGGTAagatttttcagtccttttcccATTCCCTttattcttcccttcctccccacccatttaaagaaaatgcatttggcaGGGAATAGAGATTCAAAAAATGTAAAGAGCAGTTGGTGCTATAGTTACTAAACAGTGGGTGTTTTCTTCAGTGCTAcagagaagaacaagaaagagtcgtgataagattttttttttcccattaaccTGGGTATGCTAGAGGAGATAACAGTACACGATGAGTCAAGAATCTTAGTATAGTATAACTTAGAACTGCTAGTTGATGTATGGCATCATACTCTCCATGATAAATGAAAAAGATGCCAGCTGTTGAAGAGAACACCCCACAACCAGCTGCACAGTATAGGTcaagaaaggaaagttttaacAGCCTGAGTTTAAAAAATTGGAGATGTTAATAAAGAGTTTGTGCTGCAATAAGTGGTAAACTATTTTGTTAATAATAGATATTCGTGGTGTTAAAGGGGGAAAGAAGACTTGGGTGCTTTGGTAGTTTAAAAACTCCTCAGGTGTTGCACTTAAATGAATTTTATACTCTGCATCCATAAGCCTACACAGCAGAGGTTCAGTCTCTGGCTTTATTTTTCAAGAGTGCTTTGTACAttctaagtgaaaaaaattactgtaatcaaaaaaacacattttaaaataaataattgaagtTTTCATTGCCATGTGTCATTGAGATTTCTGAAATGTCCTTTATTGTAAAATACTCCTTCATTTCCAGGATGAAACTTTGGTGCCAATTACAGTTTTTCATAATATGAATTCTAAAGAGCTACACAGGAAACCACTTCTAGTTCATGTATATGGAGCTTATGGCATAGATTTGAACATGAGCTTTAAAGAAGAGAAGCTAATGTTAATTGAAGAGGGTTGGATATTAGCATATTGCCATGTTAGGTAAGTCAAACATAAAACAGAATTAAGATTTTAATCTGTGGTATATACAGATATTTCTTGATATGCAACTGAAGAGGAACAAAATTTTTTCATGTAGCTATACCTAATTCTTCATGCTTTTCACTTCCAtatctttttagatttttttaaagtagtttttaacaaaaaaataaatttacctcagaaaaaaaaaatggtactttCAAGACCACATACTGCATTTAGGTTTCTTAAATCAACAGGATGGTTGTATGTAGCTTGTAATCTTTTGAAGTCTCATCTTTGCTCAAGAAAAATTTTGATAATGCATTCAAATTGCAACGACATGCTACCTCCCTCTCTTTGCGAGGGCATTGTGTACTAATGTTCAGTCTGCGTCTTCTGAAAGCCATTTGGCTTCTACAGCAACAGCTAAGCATTTAACCTGCATCTCTTGTTCTTTTATTGGCTAAATCCTCTGTCTCCAGTTTAGCTACAAATCTACTA
The Mycteria americana isolate JAX WOST 10 ecotype Jacksonville Zoo and Gardens chromosome 3, USCA_MyAme_1.0, whole genome shotgun sequence genome window above contains:
- the PREPL gene encoding prolyl endopeptidase-like isoform X1, encoding MKVRTSYVGLQNLLQGLSFSVRYYSKHNHLQTICFYSKIKPKKCHILDWSGSTCTHRTVTPGSTVPCRFFSCKQEGTKIPSKRKQNTSIITSELSYKNLLKSEQENWNYISARYKAMTKRIKEKLEQLHKYTFNSGSPRIRFGENVYFEENGCIFLSKADDVDEGIVDILFSTEDLGFSDAFIQRIRISPDQRYMAISLKSENSEEATCVIMKLGHSPVVEKVIPNVFSFEWATNDVLYYTSQKNLKCQNVFMTTFTNQKHTKLVYTEQDARFFVDIYCTKDRRFLTINSNSKTTSEVWLVDCRHPFQLPALVQARTQGIIYHVEHRNDELYILTTYREPAEYKLMKAPVASSGMENWQLVYALEEKTKLVDLEMFSDHCIMFLKNAGHLYLSVISFVSHSVQSIKLPTWACEFELESHPEHTTSTCYFQLTSPVHPPKRFAYSFKENNLIEQAVQEVPIITNCHTTRLLAKSKDETLVPITVFHNMNSKELHRKPLLVHVYGAYGIDLNMSFKEEKLMLIEEGWILAYCHVRGGGELGLSWHKDGCQHNKLKGLHDLKACITLLHELGFSQPKYTALAAASAGGVLAGALCNADPELIRAMVLQAPFVDVLNTMMKTHLPLTIEEQEEWGNPLADEKCMKYIKSYCPYQNIKTQCYPSVFITAYENDQRIPLTGVLRYVQKLRKAALDHASRTSKKGNWIPNIILDIQANGSHCESSWEDSLNEVARHLAFLNKELEEVCHLQQHMKSCK
- the PREPL gene encoding prolyl endopeptidase-like isoform X2; translated protein: MKVRTSYVGLQNLLQGLSFSVRYYSKHNHLQTICFYSKIKPKKCHILDWSGSTCTHRTVTPGSTVPCRFFSCKEGTKIPSKRKQNTSIITSELSYKNLLKSEQENWNYISARYKAMTKRIKEKLEQLHKYTFNSGSPRIRFGENVYFEENGCIFLSKADDVDEGIVDILFSTEDLGFSDAFIQRIRISPDQRYMAISLKSENSEEATCVIMKLGHSPVVEKVIPNVFSFEWATNDVLYYTSQKNLKCQNVFMTTFTNQKHTKLVYTEQDARFFVDIYCTKDRRFLTINSNSKTTSEVWLVDCRHPFQLPALVQARTQGIIYHVEHRNDELYILTTYREPAEYKLMKAPVASSGMENWQLVYALEEKTKLVDLEMFSDHCIMFLKNAGHLYLSVISFVSHSVQSIKLPTWACEFELESHPEHTTSTCYFQLTSPVHPPKRFAYSFKENNLIEQAVQEVPIITNCHTTRLLAKSKDETLVPITVFHNMNSKELHRKPLLVHVYGAYGIDLNMSFKEEKLMLIEEGWILAYCHVRGGGELGLSWHKDGCQHNKLKGLHDLKACITLLHELGFSQPKYTALAAASAGGVLAGALCNADPELIRAMVLQAPFVDVLNTMMKTHLPLTIEEQEEWGNPLADEKCMKYIKSYCPYQNIKTQCYPSVFITAYENDQRIPLTGVLRYVQKLRKAALDHASRTSKKGNWIPNIILDIQANGSHCESSWEDSLNEVARHLAFLNKELEEVCHLQQHMKSCK
- the PREPL gene encoding prolyl endopeptidase-like isoform X5: MKVRTSYVGLQNLLQGLSFSVRYYSKHNHLQTICFYSKIKPKKCHILDWSGSTCTHRTVTPGSTVPCRFFSCKQEGTKIPSKRKQNTSIITSELSYKNLLKSEQENWNYISARYKAMTKRIKEKLEQLHKYTFNSGSPRIRFGENVYFEENGCIFLSKADDVDEGIVDILFSTEDLGFSDAFIQRIRISPDQRYMAISLKSENSEEATCVIMKLGHSPVVEKVIPNVFSFEWATNDVLYYTSQKNLKCQNVFMTTFTNQKHTKLVYTEQDARFFVDIYCTKDRRFLTINSNSKTTSEVWLVDCRHPFQLPALVQARTQGIIYHVEHRNDELYILTTYREPAEYKLMKAPVASSGMENWQLVYALEEKTKLVDLEMFSDHCIMFLKNAGHLYLSVISFVSHSVQSIKLPTWACEFELESHPEHTTSTCYFQLTSPVHPPKRFAYSFKENNLIEQAVQEVPIITNCHTTRLLAKSKDETLVPITVFHNMNSKELHRKPLLVHVYGAYGIDLNMSFKEEKLMLIEEGWILAYCHVRGGGELGLSWHKDGCQHNKLKGLHDLKACITLLHELGFSQPKYTALAAASAGGVLAGALCNADPELIRAMVLQAPFVDVLNTMMKTHLPLTIEEQEEWGNPLADEKCMKYIKSYCPYQNIKTQCYPSVFITAYENDQRIPLTGVLRYVQKLRKAALDHASRTSKKGTTEILSGQKAELPIPKHLTSPTYLLPHSFNVK
- the PREPL gene encoding prolyl endopeptidase-like isoform X3; this translates as MKVRTSYVGLQNLLQGLSFSVRYYSKHNHLQTICFYSKIKPKKCHILDWSGSTCTHRTVTPGSTVPCRFFSCKQEGTKIPSKRKQNTSIITSELSYKNLLKSEQENWNYISARYKAMTKRIKEKLEQLHKYTFNSGSPRIRFGENVYFEENGCIFLSKADDDEGIVDILFSTEDLGFSDAFIQRIRISPDQRYMAISLKSENSEEATCVIMKLGHSPVVEKVIPNVFSFEWATNDVLYYTSQKNLKCQNVFMTTFTNQKHTKLVYTEQDARFFVDIYCTKDRRFLTINSNSKTTSEVWLVDCRHPFQLPALVQARTQGIIYHVEHRNDELYILTTYREPAEYKLMKAPVASSGMENWQLVYALEEKTKLVDLEMFSDHCIMFLKNAGHLYLSVISFVSHSVQSIKLPTWACEFELESHPEHTTSTCYFQLTSPVHPPKRFAYSFKENNLIEQAVQEVPIITNCHTTRLLAKSKDETLVPITVFHNMNSKELHRKPLLVHVYGAYGIDLNMSFKEEKLMLIEEGWILAYCHVRGGGELGLSWHKDGCQHNKLKGLHDLKACITLLHELGFSQPKYTALAAASAGGVLAGALCNADPELIRAMVLQAPFVDVLNTMMKTHLPLTIEEQEEWGNPLADEKCMKYIKSYCPYQNIKTQCYPSVFITAYENDQRIPLTGVLRYVQKLRKAALDHASRTSKKGNWIPNIILDIQANGSHCESSWEDSLNEVARHLAFLNKELEEVCHLQQHMKSCK
- the PREPL gene encoding prolyl endopeptidase-like isoform X8 — encoded protein: MKVRTSYVGLQNLLQGLSFSVRYYSKHNHLQTICFYSKIKPKKCHILDWSGSTCTHRTVTPGSTVPCRFFSCKQEGTKIPSKRKQNTSIITSELSYKNLLKSEQENWNYISARYKAMTKRIKEKLEQLHKYTFNSGSPRIRFGENVYFEENGCIFLSKADDVDEGIVDILFSTEDLGFSDAFIQRIRISPDQRYMAISLKSENSEEATCVIMKLGHSPVVEKVIPNVFSFEWATNDVLYYTSQKNLKCQNVFMTTFTNQKHTKLVYTEQDARFFVDIYCTKDRRFLTINSNSKTTSEVWLVDCRHPFQLPALVQARTQGIIYHVEHRNDELYILTTYREPAEYKLMKAPVASSGMENWQLVYALEEKTKLVDLEMFSDHCIMFLKNAGHLYLSVISFVSHSVQSIKLPTWACEFELESHPEHTTSTCYFQLTSPVHPPKRFAYSFKENNLIEQAVQEVPIITNCHTTRLLAKSKDETLVPITVFHNMNSKELHRKPLLVHVYGAYGIDLNMSFKEEKLMLIEEGWILAYCHVRGGGELGLSWHKDGCQHNKLKGLHDLKACITLLHELGFSQPKYTALAAASAGGVLAGALCNADPELIRAMVLQMF
- the PREPL gene encoding prolyl endopeptidase-like isoform X7, which gives rise to MKVRTSYVGLQNLLQGLSFSVRYYSKHNHLQTICFYSKIKPKKCHILDWSGSTCTHRTVTPGSTVPCRFFSCKQEGTKIPSKRKQNTSIITSELSYKNLLKSEQENWNYISARYKAMTKRIKEKLEQLHKYTFNSGSPRIRFGENVYFEENGCIFLSKADDEWATNDVLYYTSQKNLKCQNVFMTTFTNQKHTKLVYTEQDARFFVDIYCTKDRRFLTINSNSKTTSEVWLVDCRHPFQLPALVQARTQGIIYHVEHRNDELYILTTYREPAEYKLMKAPVASSGMENWQLVYALEEKTKLVDLEMFSDHCIMFLKNAGHLYLSVISFVSHSVQSIKLPTWACEFELESHPEHTTSTCYFQLTSPVHPPKRFAYSFKENNLIEQAVQEVPIITNCHTTRLLAKSKDETLVPITVFHNMNSKELHRKPLLVHVYGAYGIDLNMSFKEEKLMLIEEGWILAYCHVRGGGELGLSWHKDGCQHNKLKGLHDLKACITLLHELGFSQPKYTALAAASAGGVLAGALCNADPELIRAMVLQAPFVDVLNTMMKTHLPLTIEEQEEWGNPLADEKCMKYIKSYCPYQNIKTQCYPSVFITAYENDQRIPLTGVLRYVQKLRKAALDHASRTSKKGNWIPNIILDIQANGSHCESSWEDSLNEVARHLAFLNKELEEVCHLQQHMKSCK
- the PREPL gene encoding prolyl endopeptidase-like isoform X4 — its product is MKVRTSYVGLQNLLQGLSFSVRYYSKHNHLQTICFYSKIKPKKCHILDWSGSTCTHRTVTPGSTVPCRFFSCKQEGTKIPSKRKQNTSIITSELSYKNLLKSEQENWNYISARYKAMTKRIKEKLEQLHKYTFNSGSPRIRFGENVYFEENGCIFLSKADDVDEGIVDILFSTEDLGFSDAFIQRIRISPDQRYMAISLKSENSEEATCVIMKLGHSPVVEKVIPNVFSFEWATNDVLYYTSQKNLKCQNVFMTTFTNQKHTKLVYTEQDASNSKTTSEVWLVDCRHPFQLPALVQARTQGIIYHVEHRNDELYILTTYREPAEYKLMKAPVASSGMENWQLVYALEEKTKLVDLEMFSDHCIMFLKNAGHLYLSVISFVSHSVQSIKLPTWACEFELESHPEHTTSTCYFQLTSPVHPPKRFAYSFKENNLIEQAVQEVPIITNCHTTRLLAKSKDETLVPITVFHNMNSKELHRKPLLVHVYGAYGIDLNMSFKEEKLMLIEEGWILAYCHVRGGGELGLSWHKDGCQHNKLKGLHDLKACITLLHELGFSQPKYTALAAASAGGVLAGALCNADPELIRAMVLQAPFVDVLNTMMKTHLPLTIEEQEEWGNPLADEKCMKYIKSYCPYQNIKTQCYPSVFITAYENDQRIPLTGVLRYVQKLRKAALDHASRTSKKGNWIPNIILDIQANGSHCESSWEDSLNEVARHLAFLNKELEEVCHLQQHMKSCK